One window from the genome of [Clostridium] celerecrescens 18A encodes:
- a CDS encoding response regulator transcription factor, with protein sequence MPLNIIIADDEYFIRQRIIKIIPREELAIHFIGEAENGIEVLELLRQHPVDLILLDIKMPRMNGIEVAESVYRNYPSTKIILLSGYNDFEYARSAMRFGVMDYLLKPVDASTLTAVLRDTKEKIELLKKQQKQIQKFYHFEKCTFLSNVLNGCQSIEQLTARYPEVADYDFTLYLGAFIYEENEDFITELVAEIRRHGLDCEYFKELDYAYTIQFFLHRKEERQLLKEALENEMPKCPSYIFLALGDCIPLAESWLPDYKKNLYALSHRYFNPESKLILTEELTWESRSADLSKVRQTILYYLNSKDPKGLDAYIQSLFSPVEEAHDVKFLYLIVTEFFTTYHIHYGGQVEFSHNPAESASQIIDEEYRLNQVKSTILAYGRLCMTENETIPSDLSLSKKIILYIDEHYSDPELTVTRLANLFQLNPSYLGSVFKKVNNESLLQYITMIRMEASKKLLESNQYKISDIAELVGYTDAFYYSKRFKKMFGYSPKDYLLRKK encoded by the coding sequence ATGCCACTTAATATTATAATTGCAGATGACGAGTACTTTATCAGACAACGAATTATCAAAATCATTCCACGGGAAGAATTGGCCATTCATTTTATAGGGGAAGCCGAAAACGGTATAGAAGTTCTTGAATTATTAAGGCAGCATCCGGTTGACCTTATCCTTCTGGATATTAAAATGCCCCGTATGAATGGAATTGAAGTGGCGGAATCGGTATACAGGAATTACCCTTCCACCAAGATTATTCTGTTATCTGGCTATAATGACTTTGAATATGCACGTTCCGCCATGCGGTTCGGAGTCATGGATTATCTGCTAAAGCCTGTAGACGCTTCTACCTTAACCGCTGTTTTAAGGGATACCAAAGAGAAAATAGAATTGTTAAAAAAACAACAGAAACAAATTCAAAAGTTTTATCACTTTGAAAAATGCACTTTCCTATCCAATGTACTGAATGGCTGTCAAAGCATCGAACAATTAACTGCCAGATATCCCGAGGTGGCAGACTATGATTTCACCCTTTATTTAGGCGCTTTTATCTATGAAGAAAATGAAGATTTTATAACAGAACTGGTAGCTGAGATCCGTCGTCATGGACTAGACTGCGAATATTTTAAGGAGCTGGATTATGCCTATACCATACAATTTTTCCTTCATAGGAAAGAGGAACGGCAGCTGTTAAAAGAAGCTCTGGAAAACGAAATGCCAAAATGCCCCTCCTACATATTTTTAGCTCTGGGAGACTGTATCCCATTGGCAGAATCCTGGCTGCCTGATTATAAAAAAAATCTTTACGCCCTCAGCCACAGGTATTTTAATCCTGAATCGAAGCTTATCCTGACTGAAGAACTTACCTGGGAAAGTAGATCCGCTGATTTATCGAAGGTAAGACAAACGATTCTATATTATTTAAACAGCAAGGATCCAAAGGGGCTGGATGCTTATATCCAAAGCCTGTTTTCCCCGGTAGAAGAAGCACATGATGTAAAATTTCTATATTTAATCGTTACGGAATTTTTTACTACTTATCATATCCATTATGGCGGCCAGGTAGAATTCAGCCACAATCCGGCTGAATCTGCCTCCCAGATCATAGATGAAGAATATCGGCTGAACCAGGTTAAAAGCACCATTCTTGCATATGGGCGTTTATGCATGACTGAAAATGAGACCATCCCTTCCGACCTCTCCTTAAGCAAAAAAATCATTTTATATATTGATGAACATTATTCCGATCCGGAATTAACCGTAACCCGGCTTGCAAACTTATTTCAATTAAATCCTTCCTATTTGGGCAGTGTTTTTAAAAAAGTAAATAATGAATCCCTGCTTCAGTATATCACCATGATACGTATGGAAGCTTCTAAGAAATTATTGGAATCCAATCAATATAAAATATCGGACATTGCGGAGCTGGTAGGGTATACAGATGCTTTTTATTACAGCAAACGTTTTAAAAAAATGTTTGGTTATTCTCCGAAGGATTATTTGCTGCGTAAAAAATAA
- a CDS encoding sensor histidine kinase gives MKAQKITSINSRFFRSMFQTLLLFIIILLISTSVVFYKHTLALETNSAVRQLDYISSQLDYYLASVHNYSKTIITDKSVQAIVSKFNNNNKEFNAIDQMNLKTEINHIIQSTPFIHSVSIYSPEHALIATTEIYPYPLNLRNASASDRKIWIPEIKYSNKDRDTEIHVLSLMLPFYSSATGTMLGYVEIAIPESTISAIYKDNASNFSRLFIVDSDGNVQSSDGSIPLMRRYENINKLNNNKSNYKLTMSTIIFSEYFHELNWYLVNEINLLYFLQPTFSTLGISIIMALLCIIACLNVSRKVSRTITSPIYQLISHTQRVKEGEWVPFNESYSDSDIGLLFEEFNSMIIAQKKLKNDLLNSEKMKNKVALDLLQQQVNPHFLYNTLDNICSLAEIDEKETLIDLVMNLSAFYRHGLSNGHTHITVKEELAITEAYLRIMKVRYYNRFDFHITYDSSISDYPCLKLLLQPIVENSIYHGIKELNGKGQLDILVTETPDSILFTIRDNGIGIREEDYERIWTTGNTHFGIKNIHQRIQLYYGSEYGLAIANHPKGGCISTITIGKKEVSTDAT, from the coding sequence ATGAAGGCTCAAAAAATAACTTCTATTAATTCGAGATTTTTCCGGTCTATGTTTCAAACGCTGCTGTTATTCATCATAATATTATTGATCAGTACTTCTGTCGTATTTTATAAACATACTCTGGCATTAGAGACTAATTCTGCTGTCCGGCAGCTGGATTACATTTCCAGCCAGCTGGATTATTATCTCGCATCTGTTCATAATTATTCCAAAACTATTATAACGGATAAGAGCGTACAGGCCATTGTATCTAAATTTAACAACAATAACAAGGAGTTTAATGCCATCGACCAGATGAATCTGAAAACCGAGATCAATCATATCATCCAGTCCACTCCCTTTATTCATTCTGTCAGCATCTACTCACCGGAACATGCGCTGATTGCTACCACGGAAATATATCCCTACCCTTTAAATCTTCGGAATGCTTCCGCATCAGACCGGAAAATCTGGATACCAGAGATAAAGTACTCCAATAAGGATCGTGACACGGAAATACATGTCCTGTCTCTCATGCTGCCGTTTTACAGCAGCGCCACAGGTACTATGCTTGGATATGTGGAAATCGCCATTCCTGAAAGTACAATTTCGGCTATCTATAAGGATAATGCAAGCAACTTCAGCAGGCTTTTTATTGTAGACTCAGATGGCAATGTACAAAGCTCAGATGGTTCCATTCCATTAATGAGGCGCTATGAGAATATTAATAAACTTAACAACAACAAGAGCAATTACAAGCTGACTATGAGCACGATTATTTTTTCTGAATATTTTCATGAGCTGAACTGGTATCTCGTCAACGAAATCAATCTGCTCTATTTTTTACAGCCAACCTTTTCCACCTTGGGAATATCCATTATTATGGCCCTGCTCTGTATTATTGCCTGTCTTAATGTCTCCCGTAAAGTATCCCGCACAATTACTTCTCCGATCTACCAGCTGATCTCTCATACCCAGAGGGTAAAGGAGGGAGAATGGGTTCCATTCAATGAATCCTATAGCGATAGTGATATCGGTCTTCTTTTCGAGGAATTCAACAGCATGATTATAGCGCAGAAAAAGTTAAAGAATGATTTACTGAATTCAGAAAAAATGAAGAATAAAGTAGCCCTGGACCTGCTACAGCAGCAGGTAAACCCTCATTTTTTATATAATACTCTGGACAATATCTGTTCCCTTGCAGAAATAGACGAAAAGGAGACTCTCATCGACCTGGTCATGAATCTTTCTGCGTTTTACCGTCATGGCCTAAGCAACGGTCACACCCACATTACGGTTAAGGAGGAACTGGCGATTACCGAAGCCTATCTAAGAATCATGAAAGTGAGATACTATAACCGGTTTGACTTTCATATCACCTATGATTCCAGTATATCAGACTATCCCTGCCTCAAGCTTTTATTGCAGCCCATCGTGGAAAACAGTATCTATCACGGAATCAAAGAACTGAATGGAAAAGGTCAATTAGATATTCTTGTAACGGAAACTCCCGATTCCATTTTATTCACCATCCGGGATAACGGAATCGGAATCCGGGAAGAGGATTATGAACGTATATGGACTACAGGTAATACTCATTTTGGTATCAAAAATATTCACCAGAGAATCCAACTCTATTACGGCAGCGAATATGGTCTTGCCATTGCCAATCATCCTAAGGGCGGCTGTATCTCTACCATAACCATTGGAAAAAAGGAGGTATCCACTGATGCCACTTAA
- a CDS encoding ABC transporter substrate-binding protein, translating to MKIKKVMALALTGVLSFSMLTACGSKTDSANKESGDEKVTIRLLTRMAGTSTQVGIYNDIINEFKSKHPEVTIIDDSQGDESAFNNILTTDIASGTMANIFRIQGVANLSDYIDNGLLLNLQPYLDADKEWSGGFTEGSLSYYQVPGHEGTYAIPMESGLIGVYYNEMLFKKAGIEKFPETWEQLLDAIAKLKENGIIPIAMGAQSTYMAGHLHDQIFYKWMGTEAAKLLGNREMKWTDEGVVQTLQFEKDLIDAGAFDPSAAGITDNIALTQFQQGEAAMVITGPWNISTFTDKSATPVSDNVKVAKFPYFEEKPEFKNQDMQILSPYMVSGKLEGKELDLTIELLKMLTGKEAAKRFAEEAAFLIPRTDLDLDKSKCTDLFIQNVEIGGTSEGIGVDVFDFDPLTSMQDRTRNSIVSLFTGASAQDAAAVIQAEIDNAK from the coding sequence ATGAAAATAAAAAAAGTAATGGCTCTGGCATTAACAGGCGTACTGAGTTTTTCTATGCTGACAGCCTGCGGGTCGAAAACAGACAGCGCAAACAAGGAATCAGGTGATGAAAAGGTTACGATCAGGCTTTTAACAAGAATGGCAGGTACTTCAACTCAGGTAGGTATTTATAACGATATCATTAATGAATTTAAAAGTAAACACCCAGAAGTAACCATCATTGATGACTCCCAGGGTGATGAATCGGCATTTAATAATATCCTGACGACTGATATTGCTTCAGGAACCATGGCTAACATCTTCCGAATCCAGGGTGTTGCAAATCTTTCCGACTATATCGATAACGGCTTATTATTAAATCTACAGCCATATCTTGATGCAGACAAAGAATGGAGCGGTGGATTTACGGAAGGTTCCCTTTCCTATTATCAGGTACCGGGGCATGAAGGCACCTATGCAATTCCAATGGAATCTGGCCTGATTGGCGTTTATTATAATGAAATGCTTTTTAAGAAAGCAGGAATTGAAAAATTCCCGGAGACCTGGGAACAGCTGTTAGACGCGATTGCAAAGTTAAAAGAAAACGGAATTATCCCAATCGCAATGGGAGCCCAGTCCACTTATATGGCGGGTCATTTACATGACCAGATCTTCTATAAATGGATGGGAACAGAAGCTGCTAAATTATTGGGAAACAGAGAGATGAAGTGGACGGATGAGGGTGTTGTCCAGACATTACAGTTTGAAAAAGACTTAATCGATGCAGGAGCCTTTGATCCAAGTGCGGCAGGTATCACAGATAATATTGCATTAACTCAATTTCAGCAGGGGGAAGCTGCAATGGTGATTACCGGACCTTGGAACATCAGCACATTTACAGATAAATCCGCCACGCCTGTGTCAGATAATGTTAAGGTTGCAAAGTTCCCTTATTTTGAAGAAAAACCTGAATTTAAAAATCAGGATATGCAGATCCTGAGTCCTTACATGGTAAGCGGTAAATTAGAAGGAAAAGAGTTAGACTTAACGATTGAATTATTAAAAATGTTAACCGGTAAAGAGGCAGCTAAGAGATTTGCAGAAGAAGCGGCTTTCTTAATTCCAAGAACCGATCTGGACTTGGATAAGTCAAAATGTACCGACTTATTTATCCAGAATGTAGAGATTGGAGGAACGTCTGAAGGAATCGGTGTCGACGTTTTCGACTTTGATCCTTTGACTTCCATGCAGGATAGAACAAGAAATTCAATTGTAAGCTTATTTACAGGGGCCTCTGCCCAGGATGCGGCAGCAGTAATCCAGGCTGAGATTGATAACGCAAAATAA
- a CDS encoding carbohydrate ABC transporter permease, whose translation MITLKNRKVKMYIALFLLPALTVYLLFQIVPLILAFYFSLVEWNGISGAALKFVGLKNYIDAFHNADFLLSIKNMVKMVFFSVLFHTPIALLTAVAINTKCKGYRAFKALFFVPTVFPLTSVGLMWYFVFMPTGSLNALLKNIGLADRVVPWLVDPATAMNTIVFVNIWAGIGYYMVILLAGLTTISDELYEAASIDGATAVHKFFEITVPMLKSTISMCILMDIIGSVKVFDLVFAMTGGGPNGLTNLPTTLMYNEAFKYSHYGLGSAIGIIILIACLAGTLGSNLIMSRKHE comes from the coding sequence TTGATAACATTAAAAAACAGGAAAGTGAAAATGTACATAGCACTGTTTTTACTGCCGGCATTGACCGTATATCTTTTATTTCAAATTGTACCTTTAATTCTGGCGTTTTACTTTTCGCTGGTTGAGTGGAATGGTATCTCGGGTGCAGCTCTCAAATTTGTTGGACTTAAAAATTATATCGATGCGTTCCATAACGCGGACTTTTTACTTTCCATTAAAAATATGGTAAAAATGGTATTCTTCAGCGTATTATTCCATACACCCATTGCTTTATTAACGGCGGTTGCAATTAATACCAAGTGTAAAGGATACCGTGCATTTAAGGCTCTCTTTTTTGTACCTACGGTTTTTCCGTTAACTTCCGTCGGCTTGATGTGGTACTTTGTGTTCATGCCCACCGGTTCCCTCAATGCCTTGCTAAAGAACATTGGTCTGGCAGACCGGGTGGTCCCCTGGCTGGTGGATCCTGCAACCGCTATGAATACCATTGTATTTGTTAATATATGGGCCGGCATCGGCTACTATATGGTCATTCTCCTTGCGGGACTTACTACCATTTCTGATGAGCTATATGAGGCAGCCTCTATCGACGGAGCGACTGCCGTTCATAAGTTCTTTGAGATTACGGTTCCTATGTTAAAATCTACAATTTCCATGTGCATTTTGATGGATATTATCGGTTCTGTAAAAGTTTTTGACCTGGTATTTGCCATGACCGGCGGAGGGCCAAACGGCCTGACGAATCTTCCTACAACATTAATGTACAATGAGGCATTCAAATACAGCCATTATGGACTTGGAAGCGCTATAGGCATTATTATTCTGATTGCCTGCCTGGCAGGAACATTAGGAAGTAATTTAATCATGTCCCGTAAACACGAGTAA
- a CDS encoding carbohydrate ABC transporter permease: protein MKKTESKSKPGKVIMYLYLLVMTVVFAMPMVFTLLSSVKTKLEIFSDPFALPKVPQFVNYIVAWKEANMSRYFINSILQAGATVIILAIMASMAAYVLSRFDFMGNKFLLLFFTVGMMVPMHTVLVPVAYIIGALNLKNNILALILIYVSFSLPFSILLMTNFMKGVNRSLEEAAVIDGATYFQVYRLVILPLCVPALSTISIFNFLSAWNNILFPLLFINDKKLKPISLGLLNFNGERGSDYGPLMAAIVITVALPLILYLLFQEKVEGGLAAGAVKE, encoded by the coding sequence ATGAAAAAAACAGAATCAAAGAGCAAACCTGGTAAAGTCATTATGTACTTATATCTGCTGGTAATGACAGTAGTATTTGCCATGCCGATGGTTTTTACCTTATTATCCTCTGTGAAAACAAAGCTTGAAATCTTTTCAGACCCATTTGCGCTGCCCAAGGTACCGCAGTTTGTCAATTATATCGTAGCCTGGAAAGAAGCCAATATGAGCCGGTATTTCATTAACAGTATCCTGCAGGCCGGTGCTACTGTCATTATTTTGGCAATCATGGCTTCCATGGCGGCATATGTTTTATCCAGGTTCGATTTTATGGGTAATAAGTTTTTGCTTTTATTCTTTACCGTGGGTATGATGGTTCCCATGCATACGGTATTGGTACCTGTTGCCTATATTATAGGTGCCTTAAACTTAAAAAACAATATACTGGCCCTGATTCTAATCTATGTATCATTTAGTCTTCCTTTTAGTATTCTTTTGATGACTAATTTTATGAAAGGCGTCAACCGTTCCCTGGAGGAAGCGGCAGTAATCGACGGTGCAACGTATTTCCAGGTATATAGGCTGGTGATACTGCCGCTTTGTGTTCCTGCATTATCTACTATTTCAATCTTTAATTTCTTATCGGCCTGGAATAATATTTTATTCCCGCTGTTGTTTATCAACGATAAAAAATTGAAGCCTATTTCCCTGGGGCTGCTGAATTTTAACGGTGAAAGAGGTAGTGATTACGGTCCATTAATGGCAGCTATTGTAATTACGGTAGCGTTGCCTCTGATTCTTTACCTGTTATTCCAGGAAAAAGTAGAGGGCGGACTGGCAGCAGGGGCCGTAAAAGAATAA
- a CDS encoding alpha-amylase family protein — translation MNNLRFRQVHLDFHTSEYIPEVGTDFNGEEFAKRLEKANVDSITCFARCHHGWLYYPSRKHADLIHPGLANHNLLIDQIKACHDRGIKVPIYTTVQWDGRIMREHPEWLSLDEQGNYINTQNVEEPHFYHTICLNSGYRKFFIEHLHDIMDVVGVENIDGFFMDILFQVDCCCDHCKKKMEDLHLDSRKKAARLKYSLQMLEEFKTEITAVIKERIPEASVFYNSSHVGPASKDNFKEYSHLELESLPSGGWGYDHFPATSRYARTLGMDMIGMTGKFHTYWGDFHSLKNQAALELECFNMLAMGAGCSIGDQLHPSGRLSEGVYDLIGKVYKSVREKEPYCRAAKPAAEIAVLTPEEFYPEGEYNLGISPSLIGAVRMLQELSYQFDVIDSKTPMDSYQLIILPDCIYYNEELENVMKNYIANGGKVIGSYDSCLNKYSKDNIYGITWKEESPYYREFVMPNQIIGKDLYKEEYVMYLRGHNVEANGGEVLMDKIEPYFDRSGKTFCSHQHAPSSGKVGYPEVIRNGNVIYFAHPIFKLYRKNAAKWYKLMLEDAVALCLEHKLVSHNGPSTMITALNYQEQEKRDILHILHYITEKRSEDIFTVEDVIPLYGVEFKIYTGTKQPAAVYLVPGETAVPFVKDGQYISFGLDKIEGHCMISIQF, via the coding sequence ATGAACAATTTAAGATTCAGACAGGTTCATCTGGATTTTCACACCAGTGAATATATACCAGAGGTTGGAACCGATTTTAATGGGGAGGAATTTGCCAAAAGACTTGAAAAAGCCAACGTGGATTCCATTACCTGCTTTGCAAGATGTCATCATGGATGGCTGTATTATCCATCCAGAAAACATGCGGACCTCATTCATCCCGGACTTGCCAATCATAATCTGTTAATAGATCAGATAAAGGCCTGCCATGACAGGGGAATCAAAGTGCCGATTTATACCACGGTACAATGGGATGGCCGAATCATGCGGGAACATCCGGAATGGCTTTCCTTAGATGAGCAGGGAAATTATATCAATACCCAGAATGTGGAAGAGCCTCATTTTTATCATACAATTTGTTTAAACAGCGGTTATCGTAAATTCTTTATAGAGCATCTCCATGATATTATGGATGTGGTAGGAGTGGAGAACATTGACGGATTCTTTATGGATATATTATTTCAGGTAGATTGCTGCTGTGACCATTGTAAAAAGAAAATGGAGGATCTTCATCTGGACAGCAGGAAGAAAGCGGCAAGATTAAAGTATTCTCTGCAAATGTTAGAGGAATTTAAAACAGAAATTACAGCTGTTATTAAAGAGAGAATTCCTGAGGCCTCTGTTTTCTATAACAGTTCCCATGTGGGGCCGGCATCTAAGGATAATTTTAAGGAGTACAGCCATCTGGAATTGGAATCCTTGCCAAGCGGAGGATGGGGCTATGACCATTTTCCGGCAACCAGCAGATATGCACGAACCCTTGGAATGGATATGATAGGGATGACCGGAAAGTTCCATACTTACTGGGGGGATTTCCATTCCCTTAAGAATCAGGCGGCCCTTGAGCTGGAATGTTTTAATATGCTGGCTATGGGGGCTGGCTGTTCCATCGGAGACCAGCTTCATCCAAGCGGCAGGTTATCGGAAGGAGTTTATGACCTGATTGGGAAGGTATATAAAAGTGTCAGGGAAAAAGAACCTTACTGCAGGGCGGCAAAGCCGGCAGCGGAGATAGCAGTCCTTACACCGGAAGAATTCTATCCTGAGGGAGAATATAACCTGGGAATCTCTCCATCTTTAATTGGAGCAGTTAGAATGCTTCAGGAGCTTTCTTATCAGTTTGACGTTATAGACAGTAAGACGCCAATGGATTCCTATCAGTTAATTATTTTACCGGATTGTATTTATTACAATGAAGAGCTGGAAAACGTGATGAAGAACTATATTGCTAACGGGGGTAAAGTAATCGGTTCCTATGATTCCTGCCTTAACAAATACAGCAAAGATAATATATACGGTATAACATGGAAAGAAGAATCTCCGTATTACAGGGAATTTGTGATGCCAAATCAGATCATTGGAAAAGATCTATATAAAGAAGAGTACGTCATGTACTTAAGAGGGCATAACGTGGAGGCAAACGGCGGTGAGGTTTTAATGGATAAAATAGAACCTTATTTTGACCGTTCCGGAAAAACCTTCTGCTCTCACCAGCATGCACCTTCTTCCGGGAAGGTTGGATATCCGGAAGTGATCCGTAATGGAAATGTAATTTATTTCGCTCACCCCATCTTTAAACTATACCGGAAAAATGCCGCCAAATGGTACAAGCTAATGCTAGAGGATGCGGTTGCATTGTGCCTGGAACATAAATTAGTGAGTCATAACGGTCCCTCTACTATGATAACAGCCTTAAATTATCAGGAACAAGAAAAACGGGATATTCTCCATATCCTTCATTATATTACAGAAAAACGATCTGAGGATATTTTTACGGTAGAAGATGTCATCCCCCTGTATGGAGTGGAATTTAAAATATATACAGGTACTAAGCAGCCGGCAGCCGTTTACTTGGTTCCGGGAGAGACAGCCGTTCCTTTCGTAAAAGACGGACAATATATTTCCTTCGGTTTAGATAAAATTGAAGGACATTGTATGATAAGCATTCAATTTTAA
- a CDS encoding methyl-accepting chemotaxis protein, with protein sequence MKRKYKGIKKELVTFTIGCIVCIVLVLSIGSIYQSYHTTRKSLAKSLKETSELVSEKITQKLEEYSIISESIALYMKGNVQNGGNINIFLRISCSQYGLNNINIISSDGTSVVNGKSYEQDNAYLQAKSGTPFLSDPILRKDSASFEYAYPYDDLVVIIEFPYSVFQEMIADTRLGDTGSTYIINREGTKVAHEDFSLVLSQQNDAESAKTSQAAYGEIAKLEAAMVNGETGFGFYHWNGENRFGSYAPVVNTNGWSVNVTASESEFMSGVVTSMLNAVILGAVSLILAVFVMLRITDRITKPIGQVVNSIDQLSAGDLSIDLHMERRDEIGGIGEKVNEMAGKYRDIIHDISRFLQEISYGNLAVQSNCEYPGEFNGIRSSMEMIASRLNDTILNIRSSAEEVNSGAGQVSGASQALASGAAVQAATVEELNASIVDVTEMAGKNLDHVRKASDYVKESGSRVSAGNRHMQSLHSAMEEVSLSSEKISGITKMIEDIAFQTNILALNAAVEAARAGSAGQGFAVVAGEVRNLSARSADAAKQTAKLIGNTVKAVSEGKRQTAETAGILKEVADKSILVEQVMEEIESASLEQTKAMEQILGGLSQVSAVVQSNAAAAEESSASSEELEAQAQALRQEVAKFQLAQEPDSHEENKN encoded by the coding sequence ATGAAAAGGAAATACAAAGGAATAAAAAAAGAACTGGTAACATTCACCATTGGATGTATCGTCTGTATTGTACTTGTACTGTCAATAGGCTCCATTTATCAGTCCTATCATACGACCCGAAAGTCACTGGCCAAAAGCTTAAAGGAAACTTCGGAACTGGTTTCTGAAAAAATAACTCAGAAGCTGGAAGAGTATTCCATCATATCCGAGTCAATTGCCCTTTACATGAAGGGAAATGTGCAAAACGGTGGCAACATCAATATATTTTTACGGATCTCATGTTCCCAGTACGGCCTTAATAACATCAATATCATTTCGTCAGACGGAACCTCTGTTGTCAATGGGAAATCCTATGAGCAGGACAATGCATACCTGCAGGCAAAAAGCGGAACTCCTTTTTTATCCGATCCGATCCTTCGCAAAGATTCTGCCTCCTTTGAATATGCATACCCTTATGATGATCTGGTGGTCATCATTGAGTTTCCTTATTCAGTTTTCCAGGAGATGATTGCGGACACAAGGCTTGGTGACACCGGAAGTACTTATATTATAAACCGGGAAGGAACAAAAGTGGCCCACGAGGATTTTTCTCTTGTATTATCTCAGCAAAATGACGCTGAGTCTGCAAAAACCAGTCAAGCTGCCTATGGAGAGATTGCAAAGCTGGAAGCAGCAATGGTAAATGGCGAAACCGGCTTCGGATTCTACCATTGGAACGGAGAGAATCGGTTTGGTTCCTATGCCCCTGTGGTAAATACCAACGGCTGGTCGGTGAATGTGACTGCTTCAGAATCTGAATTTATGTCCGGTGTTGTAACTTCTATGTTAAATGCTGTTATTTTGGGTGCTGTCTCTCTGATCCTTGCGGTTTTCGTTATGCTTCGGATCACGGACCGGATAACAAAGCCCATTGGGCAGGTGGTAAATTCCATTGATCAGTTATCCGCTGGGGATTTGAGCATTGATCTGCATATGGAACGCCGCGATGAAATAGGGGGAATCGGGGAAAAGGTCAATGAAATGGCAGGAAAATACAGAGATATTATTCACGATATATCCCGGTTTTTACAGGAAATTTCTTATGGGAACCTGGCGGTTCAAAGTAATTGCGAGTATCCAGGGGAATTTAACGGAATACGAAGTTCCATGGAAATGATCGCATCCCGTTTAAATGATACTATATTAAATATCCGTTCCTCCGCCGAGGAGGTCAATTCCGGAGCCGGGCAGGTATCCGGTGCTTCCCAGGCGCTCGCATCCGGAGCCGCTGTGCAGGCGGCAACGGTGGAGGAATTAAATGCATCCATTGTAGATGTCACGGAAATGGCAGGTAAGAATTTGGATCATGTTCGGAAAGCTTCCGATTATGTAAAGGAATCCGGATCAAGGGTCAGCGCAGGGAACCGGCATATGCAGAGTCTTCATTCTGCTATGGAAGAGGTAAGCTTATCTTCTGAAAAAATATCGGGCATCACAAAAATGATTGAGGATATCGCATTTCAGACCAATATTCTGGCTTTAAACGCCGCTGTCGAAGCAGCCCGGGCCGGAAGCGCGGGCCAAGGGTTTGCGGTGGTTGCAGGAGAGGTCCGGAACTTATCAGCCAGATCTGCTGATGCGGCAAAACAAACTGCCAAGCTGATCGGAAATACGGTAAAAGCGGTTTCGGAAGGAAAAAGGCAGACAGCAGAGACTGCAGGGATCCTTAAGGAGGTCGCCGATAAATCCATTCTTGTAGAACAGGTAATGGAGGAAATCGAATCAGCCTCATTGGAACAGACCAAGGCTATGGAGCAGATCCTGGGAGGACTGTCCCAGGTATCTGCTGTGGTGCAGTCCAATGCAGCAGCAGCGGAGGAAAGTTCTGCCTCCAGTGAAGAACTGGAGGCTCAGGCCCAGGCTTTAAGACAGGAGGTTGCAAAGTTCCAACTGGCCCAGGAACCTGATTCTCACGAAGAAAATAAAAATTAA
- a CDS encoding MarR family winged helix-turn-helix transcriptional regulator codes for MANKLGATKQNVTQLIGSLEKKGLVAIVPSKKDRRAVNVHLTDLGLETLVNCGSNMTVDFMADVFNGFGE; via the coding sequence ATTGCCAATAAATTAGGGGCTACGAAGCAAAACGTTACGCAACTGATTGGAAGCCTTGAAAAGAAGGGCCTGGTTGCGATCGTCCCAAGCAAAAAGGATAGAAGGGCAGTTAATGTACATCTGACGGATTTAGGTCTTGAAACGTTGGTAAATTGCGGCAGCAATATGACGGTTGATTTTATGGCTGATGTTTTTAATGGATTTGGCGAGTAA